The Acidobacteriaceae bacterium genome contains the following window.
CGCCTGCGCATGGTTGAGCTGCTCTGCGATGGGTGTAAAGGCATCGAAGCATCGGCGATTGATGCGCCGCGACCGGACGGCTCTCCGAACTACACGATCGATACGCTTCACCGGCTGTGCGCGGAGCTGCCGGCAGCGGAGATCTTCGTCGTCGTGGGCGCGGATGCGTTCCTCGGCATACGACGATGGAAGAGTCCGGAGGAGCTGCTGCGCGAGTGGCGGTGGATTGTGGTGAGCCGGCCTGGGTTCGATATGGCGGCGCTGGATTCGCTGGGGCTCACGCCGGCGCAGCGCGCTCAGGTAGAGACGCTCAGCGACTTCGCCAATCCGGCGAGCGCGACGGAGATTCGCGACCGGCTGCACGAGGGTGAGGGCGACGACGAAACAGCGACGGATCTGGTACCCGCGAAGGTTCTGGAGTACATCAAAACGCACCACCTGTACGGAACATGAGGCGAATGGCGCTCGAGTTCGCCAGGCTAGCATCAGGATCGCTACGCCCGGCATCGAAATTCGCTGCGCTGGCTTCGAAATTCGCTACGCTGGAATGAGAGGAAACTGATGGCGACAAACGAGACCAACCGGATGCTGGCAGCGGCAGCCGCGGCCTGCGAGGACAAGAAGGCTGAAGACATTCGAATTCTGGCACTAGATCCGGCCGAGAGCGGCCTGACTGATTACTTCCTGCTGTGCAACGGAACTAACGAGCGGCAGAACGTGGCGATCGCGGATGAGATTGAGCTGCGCATGAAACGCGACTTCAACACGCTGGCCAACTCGGTCGAGGGCCGGCGGCAGGCGGAGTGGATTCTGCTGGACTATGTGGACTTCATCGTGCACGTGTTCTCGCCGGAAAAGCGCGCGTTTTATGGCCTGGAGCGGCTGCGCAAATCGGCGACGACGCTGAGTGTGGAAGACCTGAACGCGGAGATCAAACAGCACATCGCAAGCGCGCGACAGAAAAAGTCGGCCGCGACGGCCAAGAAGGCAGCGAAGAAAGCGTTGCCGAAAACCGCGGCGGCGAAGAGGCCACCGGCGAAGAAGACTCCTGCAAAGAAGGCTGCCGTCAAAAGCGCTGCGAAGAAGAGTGCGACGAAGAAGAGCAGCAAGCGAACGCGCTAGCGATTCACTCGCTGCTGCCTCCGCAGTTCAGGGCTTTGCTGCGGGGGATGCGGCCTTCGCCTGATCCACCTTGGCCTGGGCTTTTGCGGCGAGTGCGCGCTTCTGTTCATCCTGATCCGGGCGCGGCGGACCGTAGGCTGTCCAGTCGCCGACCGGAATGTCCTGCGGAACAACGCGCAGGCTCATCGTTGAGAACACGGGCGCGCTGCCTTCCTGCGTGGCGCGAATGACGAGGCGGTAGGTGCCGGGCGCCATCTCGGCCGTCTGGAAGACGTGGCCGGTGACGAAGTTGCCTGCAGGATCTGCGTTGGACGGGTCGACCGTTTCGTCAGACTCGTCGATGGGCTTGCCGCCGGTGACAGGGGAGCCGTAAAGGTAGTGGAGCTGGATCGGCGCAGTCTTTGGCTTGCCGGTCGCGTCCTTCGGGACCCAGAGCTGGAAGACGACAGGAATGCGATCACCGGCGTGCAGCGTGAGGGTACCGACGGCGCGCGGACTGAAGCGAACATCGGCGACCGAGAACGGCAATGTGCTGCCGTCATCGCGAACAGGATTGCCGTTATAGACGAATGGCTCGGAGATTCCGAGCGCGGTGGTCGAGGGCTGCGGGACGACCACGGTCTCTAGCGTGCGGTGCGCCGCGAGAGTGAGATTGTTGGTGAGGGTCGACTGAACGATGTAGCGGCCGGGAACGAGAGGAAAGCGGTCCTCGGCGGCGAACGGCTTCTTGCGCCCGACGTCGGCCTGATCCGGCTGCAACCTGCCAGTGAGGACAACGAAGTCGTCAT
Protein-coding sequences here:
- the nadD gene encoding nicotinate (nicotinamide) nucleotide adenylyltransferase, which translates into the protein MRVGLFGGTFDPPHLGHLAVARAVRDRFALDRVLLAPAGVQPLKPGGAQASFADRLRMVELLCDGCKGIEASAIDAPRPDGSPNYTIDTLHRLCAELPAAEIFVVVGADAFLGIRRWKSPEELLREWRWIVVSRPGFDMAALDSLGLTPAQRAQVETLSDFANPASATEIRDRLHEGEGDDETATDLVPAKVLEYIKTHHLYGT
- the rsfS gene encoding ribosome silencing factor codes for the protein MATNETNRMLAAAAAACEDKKAEDIRILALDPAESGLTDYFLLCNGTNERQNVAIADEIELRMKRDFNTLANSVEGRRQAEWILLDYVDFIVHVFSPEKRAFYGLERLRKSATTLSVEDLNAEIKQHIASARQKKSAATAKKAAKKALPKTAAAKRPPAKKTPAKKAAVKSAAKKSATKKSSKRTR